One genomic window of Quercus robur chromosome 6, dhQueRobu3.1, whole genome shotgun sequence includes the following:
- the LOC126732878 gene encoding peroxidase 73-like, translated as MKMASRFNLIVVLSLCLSLCLFPTPTASLQQNYYANICPNVENIVRDAVKKKFNQTFVTVPATIRLFFHDCFVQGCDASVIIASTASNTAEKDNPDNLSLAGDGFDTVIKAKAAVDAVPSCTNKVSCADILAMATRDVIALSGGPSYAVELGRLDGLVSTAASVNEKLPQPTFNLNQLNALFAANGLSQEDMIALSAAHTVGFSHCSRFANRIYNFSTQNLVDPTLNKTYATQLQGMCPQNVDPRIAINMDPNTPQIFDNMYFKNLKQHMGLFTSDEVLFTDPRSKPTVDAWASSSTNFQKAFVTAITKLGRVGVKTGSNGNIRRDCAVFN; from the exons ATGAAAATGGCGTCTCGGTTCAATCTCATAGTTGTGTTGTCACTTTGTCTTAGTTTGTGCCTCTTCCCAACTCCAACGGCTAGTCTACAGCAAAATTACTATGCCAACATCTGTCCAAATGTGGAAAACATTGTTAGAGACGCTGTCAAAAAGAAATTCAATCAAACGTTTGTTACAGTTCCTGCAACCATTCGTCTCTTCTTTCATGATTGCTTTGTCCAG GGTTGTGATGCTTCGGTGATAATAGCATCCACTGCAAGTAACACGGCGGAGAAAGATAACCCTGACAATCTCTCATTAGCCGGAGATGGATTCGACACCGTCATCAAAGCCAAGGCCGCTGTTGATGCTGTCCCAAGCTGCACTAATAAGGTTTCGTGTGCTGATATTCTAGCAATGGCGACCCGAGATGTCATTGCACTG TCTGGTGGGCCTTCATACGCGGTTGAATTGGGAAGATTGGATGGGCTAGTTTCAACAGCTGCAAGTGTAAACGAAAAGCTGCCACAACCAACCTTCAATTTGAACCAGCTCAATGCTTTGTTTGCTGCTAATGGGCTCTCTCAAGAGGACATGATCGCTCTCTCAG CGGCTCACACGGTTGGATTCTCTCATTGTAGCAGGTTTGCTAACCGGATCTACAATTTCAGCACTCAGAATCTGGTAGACCCGACACTAAACAAGACATACGCGACCCAACTTCAAGGAATGTGCCCGCAAAATGTGGACCCCAGGATCGCCATTAATATGGATCCAAACACGCCTCAGATCTTTGATAATATGTACTTCAAGAATCTAAAGCAACACATGGGCCTTTTCACCTCCGATGAAGTCCTCTTTACAGACCCTAGGTCCAAGCCCACAGTTGATGCATGGGCCTCAAGTTCGACAAACTTCCAAAAAGCCTTTGTCACTGCAATAACCAAGCTGGGTCGGGTCGGAGTCAAAACGGGTAGCAATGGGAATATTCGTCGTGATTGTGctgtttttaattga
- the LOC126732879 gene encoding peroxidase 73-like encodes MGRFMLLAVWSLSLGLSLYPYMASAQLKQNYYANTCPNVENIVKNVVQKKFQQTFVTVPATLRLFFHDCFVQGCDASVIIQSTGSNKAEKDHPDNLSLAGDGFDTVIKAKAAVDAVPSCKNKVSCADILAMATRDVIALAGGPSYAVELGRLDGLVSKATDVEGKLPQPTFNLNQLNSMFAAHGLSQTDMIALSGAHTLGFSHCNRFANRIYNFSPQNSVDPSLSKDYASQLQAMCPKNVDPLIAINMDPTTPRTFDNVYYKNLQQGKGLFTSDEILFTDTRSRPTVNTWASNSASFQNAFITAMTKLGRVGVKTGKNGNIRRDCSAFN; translated from the exons ATGGGTCGGTTCATGCTATTAGCTGTGTGGTCACTTTCCCTAGGTTTGAGCCTCTACCCTTACATGGCATCAGCTCAGCTAAAACAAAACTACTATGCCAATACCTGCCCCAATGTTGAAAACATTGTTAAAAATGTTGTTCAAAAGAAATTTCAACAAACTTTTGTAACAGTTCCTGCAACCCTTCGTCTTTTTTTCCATGATTGTTTTGTCCAg GGTTGTGATGCCTCAGTGATTATACAATCCACCGGAAGCAACAAGGCAGAGAAGGACCACCCTGATAATCTTTCTTTAGCTGGAGATGGATTTGACACTGTGATCAAAGCCAAGGCCGCGGTTGATGCTGTCCCAAGCTGCAAAAATAAGGTCTCATGTGCTGATATTCTCGCCATGGCTACCCGGGATGTCATTGCACTG GCTGGTGGGCCTTCATATGCGGTTGAGTTAGGAAGACTGGATGGCCTGGTCTCAAAAGCTACAGATGTTGAAGGGAAACTACCTCAGCCAACTTTTAATTTGAACCAGCTTAATTCCATGTTTGCTGCCCATGGACTCTCCCAAACCGATATGATTGCTCTCTCAG GTGCGCATACCCTTGGATTCTCACATTGTAATAGGTTTGCAAACCGGATTTACAATTTCAGCCCTCAGAACTCAGTGGACCCCTCGTTGAGCAAAGACTATGCTAGCCAGCTACAAGCAATGTGTCCCAAAAATGTTGACCCTTTAATAGCCATCAACATGGACCCAACTACGCCTAGAACCTTTGATAATGTATACTACAAGAATCTTCAACAAGGCAAGGGACTTTTCACCTCGGACGAAATACTCTTCACTGATACCAGGTCTAGGCCCACGGTTAATACTTGGGCAAGTAACTCTGCTTCTTTCCAAAATGCTTTTATCACTGCCATGACCAAGCTGGGCCGGGTCGGAGTCAAGACTGGAAAGAATGGGAATATTCGTCGTGATTGTTCTGCTTTTAATTGA
- the LOC126732880 gene encoding uncharacterized protein LOC126732880 — MPAVQHFARIDALEIKSQIERKLGRPKAEEYFDLLARFFGLKISKSDFNKLCIDKIGRENVRLHNHLIRSIIKNACLAKTPPSRDDKVEGSFGVKVANGYLRSGVQPLCRDIPQSPRKGRTPTFRDRKCRDRPSPLGPHGKNHSVACEDSIPKFQEQQSTTELLSLGSRPPGSVEDGEEVDQAAGSPSIYSRSPVRAPLGIPLNTRGTRKVLCNGLASAFFTETCQNSGELPDTSSLRSRLEQRLEMEGLKISVDCANLLNNGLEVYLKRLIKPCLELASSRSVHKHIDQRHSPPVPGLNGMWPVRYVQKQSEPMPASISDFRVAMELNPQILGEDWPTELEKICLRASEE; from the coding sequence ATGCCAGCTGTTCAGCATTTTGCTCGAATAGACGCTTTAGAGATAAAGTCTCAGATTGAAAGGAAGCTGGGGCGCCCGAAGGCAGAGGAGTATTTTGATCTGCTGGCAAGATTTTTTGGTCTTAAGATTAGCAAATCTGACTTCAATAAACTCTGCATTGACAAAATTGGGAGAGAAAATGTTCGGCTTCATAATCATCTCATCAGATCAATCATAAAAAATGCATGCCTTGCAAAGACTCCCCCATCAAGGGATGACAAAGTAGAAGGTTCTTTTGGTGTTAAAGTGGCAAATGGGTATCTAAGAAGTGGTGTTCAGCCACTATGCCGAGATATTCCGCAGTCGCCTCGAAAGGGGAGGACCCCAACTTTTCGTGATCGCAAGTGTAGGGACCGGCCAAGTCCTCTTGGGCCTCATGGGAAGAACCATAGTGTTGCTTGTGAAGATTCAATCCCCAAGTTTCAAGAACAGCAAAGTACTACAGAGCTGCTTTCTTTGGGTAGCAGACCCCCTGGTTCTGTGGAAGATGGGGAAGAAGTTGATCAAGCTGCTGGAAGCCCAAGCATTTATAGTAGGAGCCCTGTTAGAGCTCCACTTGGTATCCCCTTAAATACCAGAGGGACAAGAAAAGTGTTATGTAATGGATTAGCATCTGCATTTTTTACTGAGACTTGTCAGAACAGTGGCGAGCTACCTGATACCAGTTCTTTGAGGAGCAGATTGGAGCAGAGGTTGGAGATGGAGGGATTAAAAATCTCGGTGGACTGTGCCAACTTGTTGAACAATGGCCTTGAAGTTTATCTGAAGAGATTGATAAAGCCCTGTTTGGAACTTGCTAGTTCCAGGTCTGTACACAAACACATAGACCAACGACATAGTCCTCCTGTACCTGGTTTAAATGGGATGTGGCCTGTGAGATATGTACAAAAACAAAGCGAGCCTATGCCTGCATCCATTTCAGACTTCCGGGTTGCAATGGAATTGAATCCCCAGATACTTGGAGAAGATTGGCCGACAGAACTTGAGAAGATTTGCTTGCGTGCATCAGAGGAATGA